Proteins from one Triticum aestivum cultivar Chinese Spring chromosome 7A, IWGSC CS RefSeq v2.1, whole genome shotgun sequence genomic window:
- the LOC123150486 gene encoding B3 domain-containing protein Os03g0619600, translated as MAAASTEPALPGGSPADEDAEAVVASDDLRHLPDQALQARLQRMQASIHGGIAARLPDGGRTFRRKLLAIRRELERRKGQASALSATDPHTPSPSSLPPPTRQGGPPDGDQCKRIVQSRCMESSDVQGTSSLPDRVKDEQMETPLCPSKQLPDAHPIKPKVEPCENSLSPAPDASEDCETTPLSCNHPFFTVILSRSHVQKPFQLYIPGRFHKHLPEERTSATLICRGRSWAMRYCGDLKTKRLDADWMDFAVDNRLQVSDACVFELVTGTREEVVFQVQILRGGLPKDITSKGYTADEPLVIVG; from the exons ATGGCTGCGGCTTCGACGGAGCCCGCGCTCCCCGGCGGCTCCCCGGCGGACGAGGATGCGGAGGCGGTGGTCGCCAGCGACGATCTGCGCCATCTCCCGGACCAGGCGCTGCAGGCGAGGCTGCAGCGCATGCAGGCCAGCATCCACGGAGGCATCGCCGCCCGCCTCCCCGACGGCGGCAGGACGTTCCGCCGCAAGCTCCTCGCCATCCGCCGCGAGCTGGAGCGCCGCAAAGGCCAGGCTTCTGCGCTCTCCGCCACGGACCCGCACACGCCGTCGCCCTCTTCCCTGCCCCCGCCAACGCGCCAAGGCGGGCCGCCG GATGGCGACCAATGCAAACGTATTGTGCAGTCAAGGTGTATGGAATCGTCTG ATGTACAAGGGACCTCTTCCTTGCCTGATCGGGTGAAAGATGAGCAA ATGGAGACCCCTCTATGTCCATCAAAGCAGCTGCCGGATGCACACCCCATCAAACCAAAAGTAGAGCCTTGCGAGAACTCACTGTCACCAGCTCCAGATGCCAGCGAAGATTGTGAGACCACCCCACTCTCCTGCAACCACCCCTTCTTCACCGTCATTCTGTCAAGGTCTCATGTTCAGAAGCCGTTTCAGCTG TACATTCCAGGTCGCTTCCACAAGCACCTCCCGGAGGAGCGCACTTCCGCCACCCTCATCTGCCGTGGGAGGTCATGGGCCATGCGCTACTGTGGTGACTTGAAGACGAAAAGGCTGGATGCAGATTGGATGGACTTCGCTGTCGACAACCGGCTGCAGGTCAGCGATGCCTGTGTCTTCGAGCTTGTGACTGGCACCAGAGAGGAGGTGGTGTTCCAGGTACAGATACTACGCGGCGGCCTGCCGAAGGATATCACCTCTAAAGGTTACACCGCCGACGAGCCTCTGGTCATTGTGGGTTAG